One genomic segment of Gossypium arboreum isolate Shixiya-1 chromosome 3, ASM2569848v2, whole genome shotgun sequence includes these proteins:
- the LOC108476282 gene encoding YTH domain-containing protein ECT2 isoform X3 has product MYQEGAPEIVIDQGMYYPTATNYGYYCTGFESPVEWEDHQNIFSADGPDVQFAGAQTEPLPYVYYTPSYGYAQSPYNPYNPYIPGAVMGDGPFVGAQQYYPFPPYQNPVSPTAYVPVLIQPDGIPSSSTDSFLDTHASIGTRPDGRGVRYNLASASAATSRKSAPNQADSLSRVTDGQSKHYAIQESISASSGSASARAHQVRVASGSVQSIGNIPGGKLPPYRNQLKTDLPVGNAISDYGASSPGRGVLDRLRPKIHVSRVFNDAHGSPDSWAEQNRGPRTNRSKNQLMVKAYTSKAGNSDAEGNIIIYTDQYNKDDFPIDYVDAKFFVIKSYSEDDVHKSIKYNVWSSTPHGNRKLDSAFEDAQKIAAGKPSGCPIFLFFSVNASGQFCGVAEMIGPVDFQKDMDFWQQDKWSGSFPVKWHIIKDVPNSHFRHIILGNNENKPVTNSRDTQEIMYKQGMEMLKVFKNHAMKTSLLDDFMYYENRQRIMQEEKAMQLIKSIENPVLAPAFDPVNKLNHVELLLNEHERSTKQSDPELLRTIVPSSTQPVSTDCDRTNARRMNESSEQIAVEVGTIPLNPKTPQLDEGGVSSKRGT; this is encoded by the exons ATGTACCAGGAAGGAGCCCCTGAGATCGTTATTGATCAGGGAATGTACTACCCTACAGCTACCAACTATGGATATTATTGTACAG GTTTTGAATCACCCGTTGAATGGGAGGACCACCAGAATATTTTTAGTGCAGATGGTCCAGATGTCCAATTTGCG GGTGCCCAAACTGAACCTTTGCCTTATGTATATTACACACCTAGCTATGGATATGCACAGTCTCCATACAACCCATACAATCCTTATATACCTGGTGCCGTGATGGGTGATGGCCCATTTGTAGGAGCACAACAATATTACCCCTTTCCTCCTTATCAGAACCCTGTATCACCAACTGCTTATGTTCCCGTTCTCATTCAACCAGATGGCATTCCAAGTAGTTCAACAGACTCTTTTTTAGATACTCATGCTTCAATTGGTACTAGACCTGATGGAAGGGGCGTGAGATATAACCTTGCTTCGGCATCTGCAGCCACTTCCAGAAAATCTGCTCCAAATCAGGCAGATTCCTTGAGTAGGGTGACAGATGGACAAAGTAAGCATTATGCAATCCAGGAAAGCATTTCTGCTAGTTCTGGTTCAGCTTCAGCACGTGCTCATCAG GTTAGAGTTGCTTCTGGATCCGTTCAGTCCATTGGCAACATTCCTGGTGGGAAACTCCCACCTTACCGTAATCAACTAAAAACAGATCTTCCTGTTGGTAATGCCATTTCTGACTATGGTGCAAGTTCACCTGGACGTGGTGTGCTTGATAGACTGCGACCCAAGATCCATGTTAGCAGAGTTTTCAATGATGCACATGGATCCCCGGATTCATGGGCTGAACAGAATCGAGGCCCTAGAACCAACcgatcaaaaaatcaactcatggtTAAAGCCTACACAAGTAAAGCAGGAAATAGCGATGCTGAAGGAAACATTATTATCTATACTGACCAATATAACAAGGATGATTTTCCAATTGACTATGTTGATGCAAAGTTTTTTGTAATAAAATCGTATAGTGAGGATGATGTACACAAGAGCATTAAATATAATGTCTGGTCTTCAACACCCCATGGGAATAGGAAACTGGACAGTGCTTTTGAAGATGCACAGAAAATAGCTGCAGGAAAACCTAGTGGCTGCCCCATCTTCCTCTTCTTTTCT GTTAATGCCAGTGGACAATTTTGTGGCGTAGCAGAGATGATTGGTCCAGTTGACTTTCAGAAGGATATGGATTTTTGGCAGCAAGATAAGTGGAGCGGAAGCTTCCCTGTCAAGTGGCACATCATTAAAGATGTTCCCAACAGCCATTTTAGACACATCATATTAGGCAACAATGAAAACAAGCCAGTGACTAATAGCAGGGATACGCAAGAG ATAATGTACAAGCAAGGTATGGAGATGCTGAAAGTATTCAAAAATCATGCGATGAAGACCTCTCTACTTGATGACTTTATGTACTATGAAAATCGTCAGAGAATCATGCAGGAAGAGAAAGCCATGCAGCTAATTAAAAGCATTGAGAACCCAGTCCTAGCACCTGCATTTGATCCTGTCAATAAGCTAAACCATGTTGAGCTACTCCTGAATGAACATGAGAGAAGTACCAAGCAAAGTGATCCTGAACTATTGAGAACAATTGTTCCTTCATCTACTCAGCCTGTTTCTACAGATTGTGATAGGACTAATGCTAGAAGGATGAATGAAAGTTCAGAGCAAATTGCAGTTGAAG TAGGCACTATTCCTCTTAATCCCAAGACCCCACAGCTTGATGAAGGGGGTGTGTCTTCTAAAAGGGGTACTTGA
- the LOC108476282 gene encoding YTH domain-containing protein ECT4 isoform X1, protein MYQEGAPEIVIDQGMYYPTATNYGYYCTGFESPVEWEDHQNIFSADGPDVQFAGAQTEPLPYVYYTPSYGYAQSPYNPYNPYIPGAVMGDGPFVGAQQYYPFPPYQNPVSPTAYVPVLIQPDGIPSSSTDSFLDTHASIGTRPDGRGVRYNLASASAATSRKSAPNQADSLSRVTDGQSKHYAIQESISASSGSASARAHQVRVASGSVQSIGNIPGGKLPPYRNQLKTDLPVGNAISDYGASSPGRGVLDRLRPKIHVSRVFNDAHGSPDSWAEQNRGPRTNRSKNQLMVKAYTSKAGNSDAEGNIIIYTDQYNKDDFPIDYVDAKFFVIKSYSEDDVHKSIKYNVWSSTPHGNRKLDSAFEDAQKIAAGKPSGCPIFLFFSVNASGQFCGVAEMIGPVDFQKDMDFWQQDKWSGSFPVKWHIIKDVPNSHFRHIILGNNENKPVTNSRDTQEIMYKQGMEMLKVFKNHAMKTSLLDDFMYYENRQRIMQEEKAMQLIKSIENPVLAPAFDPVNKLNHVELLLNEHERSTKQSDPELLRTIVPSSTQPVSTDCDRTNARRMNESSEQIAVEGKDDASTLKISSLSINLKQDESKISTDAATKSDAVEVVNIGSVTVKVNKFTDSPGFLTVGTIPLNPKTPQLDEGGVSSKRGT, encoded by the exons ATGTACCAGGAAGGAGCCCCTGAGATCGTTATTGATCAGGGAATGTACTACCCTACAGCTACCAACTATGGATATTATTGTACAG GTTTTGAATCACCCGTTGAATGGGAGGACCACCAGAATATTTTTAGTGCAGATGGTCCAGATGTCCAATTTGCG GGTGCCCAAACTGAACCTTTGCCTTATGTATATTACACACCTAGCTATGGATATGCACAGTCTCCATACAACCCATACAATCCTTATATACCTGGTGCCGTGATGGGTGATGGCCCATTTGTAGGAGCACAACAATATTACCCCTTTCCTCCTTATCAGAACCCTGTATCACCAACTGCTTATGTTCCCGTTCTCATTCAACCAGATGGCATTCCAAGTAGTTCAACAGACTCTTTTTTAGATACTCATGCTTCAATTGGTACTAGACCTGATGGAAGGGGCGTGAGATATAACCTTGCTTCGGCATCTGCAGCCACTTCCAGAAAATCTGCTCCAAATCAGGCAGATTCCTTGAGTAGGGTGACAGATGGACAAAGTAAGCATTATGCAATCCAGGAAAGCATTTCTGCTAGTTCTGGTTCAGCTTCAGCACGTGCTCATCAG GTTAGAGTTGCTTCTGGATCCGTTCAGTCCATTGGCAACATTCCTGGTGGGAAACTCCCACCTTACCGTAATCAACTAAAAACAGATCTTCCTGTTGGTAATGCCATTTCTGACTATGGTGCAAGTTCACCTGGACGTGGTGTGCTTGATAGACTGCGACCCAAGATCCATGTTAGCAGAGTTTTCAATGATGCACATGGATCCCCGGATTCATGGGCTGAACAGAATCGAGGCCCTAGAACCAACcgatcaaaaaatcaactcatggtTAAAGCCTACACAAGTAAAGCAGGAAATAGCGATGCTGAAGGAAACATTATTATCTATACTGACCAATATAACAAGGATGATTTTCCAATTGACTATGTTGATGCAAAGTTTTTTGTAATAAAATCGTATAGTGAGGATGATGTACACAAGAGCATTAAATATAATGTCTGGTCTTCAACACCCCATGGGAATAGGAAACTGGACAGTGCTTTTGAAGATGCACAGAAAATAGCTGCAGGAAAACCTAGTGGCTGCCCCATCTTCCTCTTCTTTTCT GTTAATGCCAGTGGACAATTTTGTGGCGTAGCAGAGATGATTGGTCCAGTTGACTTTCAGAAGGATATGGATTTTTGGCAGCAAGATAAGTGGAGCGGAAGCTTCCCTGTCAAGTGGCACATCATTAAAGATGTTCCCAACAGCCATTTTAGACACATCATATTAGGCAACAATGAAAACAAGCCAGTGACTAATAGCAGGGATACGCAAGAG ATAATGTACAAGCAAGGTATGGAGATGCTGAAAGTATTCAAAAATCATGCGATGAAGACCTCTCTACTTGATGACTTTATGTACTATGAAAATCGTCAGAGAATCATGCAGGAAGAGAAAGCCATGCAGCTAATTAAAAGCATTGAGAACCCAGTCCTAGCACCTGCATTTGATCCTGTCAATAAGCTAAACCATGTTGAGCTACTCCTGAATGAACATGAGAGAAGTACCAAGCAAAGTGATCCTGAACTATTGAGAACAATTGTTCCTTCATCTACTCAGCCTGTTTCTACAGATTGTGATAGGACTAATGCTAGAAGGATGAATGAAAGTTCAGAGCAAATTGCAGTTGAAGGTAAAGATGATGCATCTACTTTAAAGATTAGTTCACTCAGCATAAATCTGAAGCAGGATGAGTCTAAAATCTCTACAGATGCTGCTACAAAAAGTGATGCTGTTGAGGTGGTAAACATAGGATCAGTGACGGTAAAAGTCAATAAATTTACTGACTCACCTGGTTTTTTAACAGTAGGCACTATTCCTCTTAATCCCAAGACCCCACAGCTTGATGAAGGGGGTGTGTCTTCTAAAAGGGGTACTTGA
- the LOC108476282 gene encoding YTH domain-containing protein ECT4 isoform X2, translated as MYQEGAPEIVIDQGMYYPTATNYGYYCTGFESPVEWEDHQNIFSADGPDVQFAGAQTEPLPYVYYTPSYGYAQSPYNPYNPYIPGAVMGDGPFVGAQQYYPFPPYQNPVSPTAYVPVLIQPDGIPSSSTDSFLDTHASIGTRPDGRGVRYNLASASAATSRKSAPNQADSLSRVTDGQSKHYAIQESISASSGSASARAHQVRVASGSVQSIGNIPGGKLPPYRNQLKTDLPVGNAISDYGASSPGRGVLDRLRPKIHVSRVFNDAHGSPDSWAEQNRGPRTNRSKNQLMVKAYTSKAGNSDAEGNIIIYTDQYNKDDFPIDYVDAKFFVIKSYSEDDVHKSIKYNVWSSTPHGNRKLDSAFEDAQKIAAGKPSGCPIFLFFSVNASGQFCGVAEMIGPVDFQKDMDFWQQDKWSGSFPVKWHIIKDVPNSHFRHIILGNNENKPVTNSRDTQEIMYKQGMEMLKVFKNHAMKTSLLDDFMYYENRQRIMQEEKAMQLIKSIENPVLAPAFDPVNKLNHVELLLNEHERSTKQSDPELLRTIVPSSTQPVSTDCDRTNARRMNESSEQIAVEDAATKSDAVEVVNIGSVTVKVNKFTDSPGFLTVGTIPLNPKTPQLDEGGVSSKRGT; from the exons ATGTACCAGGAAGGAGCCCCTGAGATCGTTATTGATCAGGGAATGTACTACCCTACAGCTACCAACTATGGATATTATTGTACAG GTTTTGAATCACCCGTTGAATGGGAGGACCACCAGAATATTTTTAGTGCAGATGGTCCAGATGTCCAATTTGCG GGTGCCCAAACTGAACCTTTGCCTTATGTATATTACACACCTAGCTATGGATATGCACAGTCTCCATACAACCCATACAATCCTTATATACCTGGTGCCGTGATGGGTGATGGCCCATTTGTAGGAGCACAACAATATTACCCCTTTCCTCCTTATCAGAACCCTGTATCACCAACTGCTTATGTTCCCGTTCTCATTCAACCAGATGGCATTCCAAGTAGTTCAACAGACTCTTTTTTAGATACTCATGCTTCAATTGGTACTAGACCTGATGGAAGGGGCGTGAGATATAACCTTGCTTCGGCATCTGCAGCCACTTCCAGAAAATCTGCTCCAAATCAGGCAGATTCCTTGAGTAGGGTGACAGATGGACAAAGTAAGCATTATGCAATCCAGGAAAGCATTTCTGCTAGTTCTGGTTCAGCTTCAGCACGTGCTCATCAG GTTAGAGTTGCTTCTGGATCCGTTCAGTCCATTGGCAACATTCCTGGTGGGAAACTCCCACCTTACCGTAATCAACTAAAAACAGATCTTCCTGTTGGTAATGCCATTTCTGACTATGGTGCAAGTTCACCTGGACGTGGTGTGCTTGATAGACTGCGACCCAAGATCCATGTTAGCAGAGTTTTCAATGATGCACATGGATCCCCGGATTCATGGGCTGAACAGAATCGAGGCCCTAGAACCAACcgatcaaaaaatcaactcatggtTAAAGCCTACACAAGTAAAGCAGGAAATAGCGATGCTGAAGGAAACATTATTATCTATACTGACCAATATAACAAGGATGATTTTCCAATTGACTATGTTGATGCAAAGTTTTTTGTAATAAAATCGTATAGTGAGGATGATGTACACAAGAGCATTAAATATAATGTCTGGTCTTCAACACCCCATGGGAATAGGAAACTGGACAGTGCTTTTGAAGATGCACAGAAAATAGCTGCAGGAAAACCTAGTGGCTGCCCCATCTTCCTCTTCTTTTCT GTTAATGCCAGTGGACAATTTTGTGGCGTAGCAGAGATGATTGGTCCAGTTGACTTTCAGAAGGATATGGATTTTTGGCAGCAAGATAAGTGGAGCGGAAGCTTCCCTGTCAAGTGGCACATCATTAAAGATGTTCCCAACAGCCATTTTAGACACATCATATTAGGCAACAATGAAAACAAGCCAGTGACTAATAGCAGGGATACGCAAGAG ATAATGTACAAGCAAGGTATGGAGATGCTGAAAGTATTCAAAAATCATGCGATGAAGACCTCTCTACTTGATGACTTTATGTACTATGAAAATCGTCAGAGAATCATGCAGGAAGAGAAAGCCATGCAGCTAATTAAAAGCATTGAGAACCCAGTCCTAGCACCTGCATTTGATCCTGTCAATAAGCTAAACCATGTTGAGCTACTCCTGAATGAACATGAGAGAAGTACCAAGCAAAGTGATCCTGAACTATTGAGAACAATTGTTCCTTCATCTACTCAGCCTGTTTCTACAGATTGTGATAGGACTAATGCTAGAAGGATGAATGAAAGTTCAGAGCAAATTGCAGTTGAAG ATGCTGCTACAAAAAGTGATGCTGTTGAGGTGGTAAACATAGGATCAGTGACGGTAAAAGTCAATAAATTTACTGACTCACCTGGTTTTTTAACAGTAGGCACTATTCCTCTTAATCCCAAGACCCCACAGCTTGATGAAGGGGGTGTGTCTTCTAAAAGGGGTACTTGA